The following DNA comes from Rosa rugosa chromosome 5, drRosRugo1.1, whole genome shotgun sequence.
CGTCGTCGCCATTCTCATTTTCACCAGAGGCTTTCTCCTCACCCGAACCGAGCTCCCTAACTACAGCAAATGCGACGACGTTTCCCAATCCCCCTGCTTCTTCGAAGACCAAGACCACAAGCCTCACAACCAGAGCCAGAATCAGAAGGTTTGCTGGAGCAAACCCGCTATTGATCGACTCGTCATCATCGTTTTCGACGCCCTGAGGTCAAAAGCATGCCCCTTTTTATGTAATTATTCCACTGTCAATCTCAATTTTCAGACTTTAGTTTAACCTCTTGCTTGCTTTCCTCTCTCAGGTTTGATTTTGTAGCTCCCAGTACTTTTTTCCAAGGTTAGCATTGTGAACTCATTAGCCATTGCCTTTTAATTTACGATTCAAGTGCATGATAGATGATAATGTTACAGAGAAGAAGCCATGGATGAACAAATTGCAACTTATACAACAGCTGGCTGCTACAAATGCATCGTCGGCTCGGATTTTCAAGGCCATTGCTGATCCACCAACCACAAGTTTGCAGCGTTTGAAGGTCAGCTCTCGTGCTTTCTTTCGTCTTCTAAACCGTGCTTTATGCACCATTTTAAGCCTTTCATAAATTTTGATTGTTGCTCTATTTGTTGGGATTGCTTTCTTAGTTTAGCAATGTGGTTATATTTTCCAACTATAAATACTTCTCGGCATAGTTCCATAGTGGAACTTAGAAGGTCCTTATGTCAAGGATGCATTTTTAACTCTATTAGTTTCATCTCTTTTGTAACGTTTGTTAGGGATTGACAACGGGTGGACTGCCGACTTTTATTGATGTTGGGAATAGCTTTGGTGCTCCAGCAATTGTTGAAGATAGCTTGTTACATCaggttgctctctctctctctctctctctctgactctctcttcACTTGTaaagatattttctttttcacgCTATAgacttcttgttcttgtttgtCTGACACGTGGGCTGACTTGCAGTTGGCTCAAAATGGAAAGAGAGTTGTCATGATGGGAGATGATACATGGACGCAGTTGTTTCCTAATCATTTTGACAAATCTTTTCCTTACCCATCTTTTAATGTTAGAGATCTTGACACGGTATGTCTTGCAAAAGTTTTTGCACTTTTCATAACTTTCCTTGAATGTATTCGTATTCTTGACTATTTTCATGGCGAATTGGCTAGAACTCATTGGTCTTTCTTTTTCCAGGTGGACAACGGATGCATTGACCACCTTCTTCCATTCTTGCATCGAGAAGATTGGGATGTCCTTATAGCACACTTTCTTGGTGTGGTAAGATTCATTTGCTTGATTAATGCGGTGTTAAGTAACTTGGATATTTTTGTTTGAAGATGTCTGTCTTTCCCCTGGGAAGATTGTATGAACATCACATTAGATATGATCTTGTTATGCTAGCTTATTCTACTAATTGATTATCAAATGATACCTGGGTCTTTCTAGTTTTTGGTACCTAGTAATGATTTAATTTGATGGCTTCATTACATATCCACCTTTTCTCCGACTTTTGAGATGTTGTTAATTGTTCAGATTATTAATGCTCAACTTGAAATACATTTAGCAGAATGGGTCCttatgaaatatatatgtaaccAATCAGTATAATTTTCCTTTCATCTTCTGTTGTGAGTGATTTGATTGAAGTTATATCATTTGTATCCTGTATTCATTTCCTGAAAACCTACATAAAATTACTACGGCTTTCATTGAGAAACAGATAATTTCCTTCTGTTGAGTTAGCTGAAGACCTGCATGAAGTTACCGAGTTGCTGAACTTcttgttttaattttcttttttgtctcaGGATCATGCCGGTCACATATTTGGGGTTGATTCTGGCCAAATGATAGAGAAGTTGGAGCAATACAACACCGTTTTGCAAGTAATTCCTTGAACTGATACATAATGAAAATTGTACTGCAAAAGTGTTCATCTCTCTATGCTTGCTTCCTTGGATTGCTCCCTTAATGACTGGCTTGTTAAGAAAGTTTAATTTAGAAAAGAATGGTGAAGCCAAATACATGGGAGACATTATTGGAATTACAATTACTcttaaatttttgaaattggTTCGTTTCTGAAAATAGTTAAGCCGTGGCTTGAATATTGATATTGAACAATCAGGGTATTGTCATTTATGGGTATGTTTGTTATACTTTACCCAGCAACTTGCTGACATGCAGTACATTGTTTTAGGCACATACATGTGGCTGGTATCAGTGAtactttcttcttcccttttattttttatttttttattcatcCTATCATGGCTACTTCAACAACCTGATCAGTTTTCTTTAGAATGTAGTTGAAGCACTGGAGAGCCAGTCTGCGCCAGGGGGACTACACGAGAATACTTTACTACTTGTGATGGGCGATCATGGACAGACTGTAAATGGAGATCATGGTGGGGGCACTGCTGAAGAGGTATAATGAATATGTTTTCTTTATTGATTACCTGGGCATTTCTTCATACTAACTTGAATAACACAGTGCAGGTTGAGACATCCATGTTTGCCCTGAGTTTTAAGAATCCCCCATCTCCCATACCAGCTGAATTTGATACTTCATTTTGCGGACTAGATttggtactctctctctctctctctctctctctctctctctctctctctctctcggcttaTGCTTTATGTGGAGATTAGTTGCTCCCCTGCCTATTTGCCTTTGGATATATTAAGGAAAAAATCTTTGTTCAATTGGCATTTTGAAGTAAGTTATTATGAGTCACaagtcaatttcttttcttctgatcATATTATTTACTATCCCATTCCAGGATAACAGGAATATCTGCATCAGTTCCATCCAGCAGGTTAGAATGGTTTAcacattttgttttttatttttttctggcTTGCTGTAAATTTATATTGCCACTACACATACTTAGTCAGGTCACTCTCTGCAGCTTGACTTTGCAGTGACGATATCAGCGCTGCTTGGTATTCCCTTTCCTTTTGGAAGGTGTAGTGTAAGCAAGAATCCTGTCAATTAAATTTTTCCATGATATTTGCCATGAGTCATGACTTATTTGATTGATGTCATGAAATGAGTATCTCCGCTTCTTAGTCTTCCGTAAAGCCTATTATACCATGTGCAAGTGCTCTTAGTGGAAGTGAACTGAAATCATTTCAGCCTGAGAATTTGTATATGAAACATTCTCCATTGAAGTCAATATTGACTTCCTTAATTTAAATTAGTGCTTATAATTGTAACACCGTTTTACTAGGTTGCTCATTTTTTAAACTTCAAAGACTTTCAGGCAGTTTAGTAGATGAAGCTGTCAGTCTAGGAGACTTTATCAAGTTGACAAATACTCAATATGGAATAGAACATGTGCTTATGCTTTTTTATCTGTCACTTTCAGGAGATCAAATGTTCATATGGTTAATTAATATGGATTCTTTGACAATTATATCATGGTGCTCTGCTTATGAGAGCAGTATATACTGATGTGGCCAAATACTTTGGGTCCAATTGCCAATGTCTAGTATGAAGCTTGGAAAGGATTAACTTGCATGAAAACTTGATTTCTAAAACATTTATGGGTTCTGATAATTATCTGTCTCCACTTGGATCTCATGTAGTGTGGATAGTTTAcgtaatacaattgtcattacTTCAGCTTCTTGTTGATCTAAaaatttatttacaaataaacatCACTTATGAGTGACATTTTTCTGTTTCAGTATTGGGCGTGTTAATCCTCAGCTTTATGCTTTAGGAGCTGGAACATGGAATTTTGAAGACAGTGTGGGAAATTGCCAAAATCAGCCAAAGTTGGATGAATGGATGCTGAATTATGTCAATGTACTCTGTACCAATTCTTGGCAGGTACTTACTTTAATAGTATATATCATGCCAATGtacttgatcaatttataaaAGAAGAGTACTCTTTTGATCAAGCACTTGACTAGTTGCATTAGGTTAAACAGGAAACATGTAACCCTTTTACTACATCCCGGCCCTCTCAAGGCTGGACAGGTAGTGACTACCACTTTAACTAGGTTAGTGGCCTGTTTGTCAGGATATAATACTGTCTTACTTttatttaggaaaaaaaaaaatgaaagctcATTATTTCATGGGCATCCTGAAGTAGTATCAGAAGCTGTTGGATAACATGATATCAAAATGTATTAAGAAATACACTCAGCGAAATTTTAACTGATGTACTGGTTTTCTAGAAGTAGAATTGTAAGGACATTGTAGCTCCCCTACATAATATGACTTGTcatcatactttttttttgtaatatttcAAAAGGAAAGCTGTATCCCTCCTGTACATGTATTTAACATAAAGATGGATTCTTGGTGTCAGGTAAAAAGATATATAGATATTTATTCAGCTTCTTCAGTTATTGGATTTTCCCATGAAGATTTGTTGCACATAGGAAACATATATGCTAAAGCAGAGGAGAGATGGTCGCATACTACAAAGAAGTTGCTGTTACATAAAAAGGAAAGCTGCAATGAATTGTTGCCTGCTCTTAAGAGGCAAATTGAGGAGTATTCTGCTTTCCTAGCAAGTGTTGCTGAACTTGCACGGTCCAAATGGACCGAGTTTAATTTAAAGTTGATGGGTGCAGGACTTGGTATTATGGTTGTATCACTTATCATCCATTTCCTTGCAATTAAGAAAGTGAAGGAGCAGTATGGTTTTTCTTTCACTTCATCTGGAGATTCTGGGATTTCCTTGGGGTTAATTTTTGCTTGTTTTGTGGGGGTAATACGTGCATGCAGCTTCCTCTCGAATAGTTTTATCTGTAAGTTCTTGGGTATTTTTCAATACTTGTGAATGCAATCCATAATTGATGCTCATATTAGAAAACTAATTTCAtttatattcttttttcttGATGGGAACCTTGAGATCAGTGGAAGAGGGAAAAGTGGCATGCTTTCTTTTGGCCACAACTGGATTTGTTAAGTTGCGATCTTCAgtcatgaagaagaagatgatatcAGAAGTAAGTAGTCTGCCTTGGATTTCTATTACTCTGGGACCGAAATCTTACAAGCTTTTCTTGTAATGCTCATTTCTTCTCATGTAATTGCAGGCATTTGTTTTCCTTCTTCTGGTCACCATTTGCAGATTTACTATTCAAGTTGGATTATCAAAGCATGCTTCTAGTTCTGAATTTGTGAGTGCATATCCTTCGTGGATGCTCGGGATCACCTCGCTTTGGAATTTTGTTGCTGAAGTTTTGCCAGTGCTTGCGCTGATTTTATTGGCATTCTTGCTACACAAGGCCATTACTAGAAGCTCTCCTGAGGGGATTTGGAAGTACATTATTATGGGAACTCAGTTAAGTTACATTCTGATAGCAGTGCACTGGGCTGTTGAAAGTAACCTA
Coding sequences within:
- the LOC133708427 gene encoding uncharacterized protein LOC133708427 gives rise to the protein MGKGIWVHWVMMLLHVVAILIFTRGFLLTRTELPNYSKCDDVSQSPCFFEDQDHKPHNQSQNQKVCWSKPAIDRLVIIVFDALRFDFVAPSTFFQEKKPWMNKLQLIQQLAATNASSARIFKAIADPPTTSLQRLKGLTTGGLPTFIDVGNSFGAPAIVEDSLLHQLAQNGKRVVMMGDDTWTQLFPNHFDKSFPYPSFNVRDLDTVDNGCIDHLLPFLHREDWDVLIAHFLGVDHAGHIFGVDSGQMIEKLEQYNTVLQNVVEALESQSAPGGLHENTLLLVMGDHGQTVNGDHGGGTAEEVETSMFALSFKNPPSPIPAEFDTSFCGLDLDNRNICISSIQQLDFAVTISALLGIPFPFGSIGRVNPQLYALGAGTWNFEDSVGNCQNQPKLDEWMLNYVNVLCTNSWQVKRYIDIYSASSVIGFSHEDLLHIGNIYAKAEERWSHTTKKLLLHKKESCNELLPALKRQIEEYSAFLASVAELARSKWTEFNLKLMGAGLGIMVVSLIIHFLAIKKVKEQYGFSFTSSGDSGISLGLIFACFVGVIRACSFLSNSFILEEGKVACFLLATTGFVKLRSSVMKKKMISEAFVFLLLVTICRFTIQVGLSKHASSSEFVSAYPSWMLGITSLWNFVAEVLPVLALILLAFLLHKAITRSSPEGIWKYIIMGTQLSYILIAVHWAVESNLLNLAWVLKDVGSNCIPRLVYAIGLGQLLLLAINQLFIKQKSLEGSKILSAKAVAMFSVWSSTVIILLGKQGPFIALVFIIGGYCIMRLDNVELDGKDGGSWNLMLDPVPVTQWSLFAVCLFFCTGHWCAFDGLRYGAAFTGFDEFILVPQAILLTMDTYGFSLILPILGLPFLVACRGQTEKGKQPILGRLSLVYMIYGLIVATSVTATILCVTIHRRHLMVWGLFAPKFVFDVAGLILTDSFICLASLYYFSRVEDHALYDPLK